From the genome of Scytonema hofmannii PCC 7110, one region includes:
- a CDS encoding glycosyltransferase family 2 protein, protein MPTVTIGFFPREQFSLAAESLQRIFDCTHIPFNLIAIDCNTPEVYWKQIEQVIKGRSNVKVISKDYYLMPNQSRNLVLQESNSHDDFLCFIENDVLVEEDWLSYLIQACEEHPADVAIPRIIEGRLGATKIHWDPNLGQVRSVETTDGIELEILPPTGDLQLDLGSHRRTLELSGEVHCQLYRRSVFERVNPFDDVIYLDWIDSSMALYKANISVVFEPKSVVHFWHPFPPELDDLDYFLRRWDLQQAANELERIQKKWNLAQMTADLFFVEERNRIARMYDLREELKALFSPQESFILVDENCLYGNKIITDFQTIPFTERNGQYWGVPTDDNMAIQEFERLHQTGVCAIVFLWTAFWWLEYFTGFYDYLRQKFPYLLKNDCVIVFGLR, encoded by the coding sequence ATGCCAACAGTCACCATTGGATTTTTTCCTCGCGAACAGTTCTCATTAGCGGCAGAATCGTTGCAGCGAATTTTTGACTGCACGCATATTCCTTTTAATTTAATTGCGATCGACTGCAACACTCCTGAAGTTTACTGGAAGCAAATAGAACAGGTGATTAAGGGACGTAGCAATGTCAAAGTCATTTCTAAAGATTATTATTTGATGCCCAACCAATCAAGAAATCTAGTGCTCCAGGAATCTAATTCTCATGATGATTTCTTGTGTTTCATCGAAAATGATGTTCTCGTAGAAGAAGATTGGCTATCTTATCTCATCCAGGCTTGCGAAGAACATCCAGCTGATGTAGCCATTCCTCGTATTATCGAAGGTCGTTTGGGTGCAACTAAAATTCACTGGGACCCAAACTTAGGTCAAGTCCGTTCAGTAGAAACAACAGATGGGATCGAGTTGGAAATTTTGCCACCTACAGGGGATCTACAACTCGATTTAGGTTCCCATCGTCGAACGCTAGAGTTGTCTGGAGAGGTTCATTGTCAACTTTACCGTCGAAGTGTGTTCGAGCGAGTGAATCCTTTTGATGATGTCATCTATTTAGACTGGATTGATTCTAGCATGGCTTTGTATAAAGCTAACATCTCAGTGGTGTTTGAACCGAAGTCTGTTGTTCATTTCTGGCATCCTTTTCCTCCAGAACTTGATGACCTAGATTATTTCTTAAGAAGATGGGATCTTCAACAAGCCGCAAATGAGTTAGAGCGGATTCAAAAAAAGTGGAATCTAGCTCAAATGACAGCAGATTTATTTTTCGTTGAAGAGCGAAATCGCATTGCTCGTATGTATGATTTGAGGGAGGAACTGAAAGCTCTGTTCTCACCACAGGAATCTTTCATCTTAGTTGATGAGAATTGCCTGTATGGCAACAAAATCATCACAGATTTTCAGACTATCCCCTTTACCGAACGCAATGGACAGTATTGGGGAGTTCCAACAGATGACAATATGGCAATTCAAGAATTTGAGCGATTGCACCAAACTGGTGTCTGTGCAATTGTCTTCCTTTGGACTGCTTTTTGGTGGCTGGAGTACTTTACGGGATTTTATGACTATTTGCGTCAAAAGTTTCCTTACTTATTAAAAAACGATTGTGTCATTGTGTTTGGCTTACGGTAA
- a CDS encoding NACHT domain-containing protein, with the protein MARRSLKASTVGIEKAKRAFQIREWTQEYLASEVGLETRQPIWKFFTGRPIERHSFMEICFQLGLDWQEIAELPTGGAPTEKKLDWDNCQDVDALVEMVRKQRSDKIQAQCATMRLLDISQPIELEDIYVDVNIQNNITSQRWLDIFELQGLFCEEFHCFPWDQVCQERVPAMQAVATYPKLMVLGKPGSGKTTLLQHIATQCNQGKFQRDRIPIFIRLQKFAEHTRETGDFSLLNYINQELADFGIGDQQIQTLLAHGKLLILLDGLDEIPEDDSAEIVKKIRKLSEDYYKNQFIITCRIGTQQCLFDSFTDIEIADFDSSQIEAFVYKWFVSLSRNCTEQALALACQFMQKLQLSENWHIRELGVLPLLLNLLCCVFQDRADFPARQVELYKHGLDLLLNRWDRVRSIKRDNIYPDLSVPHKLKLLSQIAAITFKQERYFFTKSNVRQYIADYLRNLPTVQADEPEVLQLNSEAVLKSFLAHGLLVERARGIYSFSHLTFQEYLTARNIVTRLEPEILKEKLIELVSHVTEPRWRKIFLLTADMLGNAPDLLQLLKQQIDALVGADEQLQQFLIWLNQKSLSVQAPYKTAAIRAFYLTLVLPRDLSIARDLTLSVAIDPRLAGNLATDLKVDLALNRALSLSLALASDATLDRVLALNFALTYDIDIFCDCKFEQSLQQLKKQLPAPNQSRERLKKWWNANGQTWIEKLRSLMLRCRNIRHQWQFSDKQKELLKQYYAANQLLVNCLKVACDITPTVREQISETLLLPITRTSSDAVENNVYLATGNVVKLW; encoded by the coding sequence ATGGCACGACGTTCGCTAAAGGCATCTACCGTAGGAATCGAGAAAGCAAAAAGGGCTTTTCAAATCCGAGAATGGACGCAAGAATATCTAGCTAGTGAGGTAGGACTAGAAACTCGTCAGCCAATTTGGAAGTTTTTTACAGGCAGACCGATTGAGCGTCATAGCTTTATGGAGATTTGCTTTCAACTTGGTTTAGATTGGCAAGAGATTGCTGAGCTACCGACAGGAGGCGCACCAACGGAAAAAAAGCTCGATTGGGACAACTGCCAGGATGTCGATGCTTTGGTGGAAATGGTGCGAAAGCAAAGAAGCGATAAAATTCAAGCCCAGTGCGCCACGATGCGGTTGTTAGATATTTCTCAACCGATTGAGCTAGAAGACATTTATGTCGATGTCAATATTCAGAACAATATTACAAGTCAAAGATGGTTAGATATCTTTGAATTACAAGGCTTATTTTGTGAAGAATTCCACTGCTTCCCTTGGGATCAAGTTTGTCAGGAACGAGTTCCTGCGATGCAGGCAGTGGCAACCTATCCCAAACTGATGGTGCTAGGCAAACCAGGGTCTGGTAAAACCACATTGTTACAACATATCGCCACGCAATGTAATCAAGGCAAGTTCCAAAGAGACCGGATTCCGATTTTTATCCGACTACAAAAGTTTGCTGAGCATACAAGAGAAACAGGGGACTTTAGTTTATTGAACTATATCAATCAAGAGCTTGCTGACTTCGGCATTGGCGACCAGCAAATCCAAACATTACTCGCTCATGGCAAACTGTTGATTCTACTAGATGGCTTGGATGAAATTCCAGAAGATGATAGCGCCGAAATAGTGAAAAAAATTCGCAAATTGTCTGAGGACTATTACAAAAATCAGTTTATTATCACCTGTCGGATTGGTACCCAGCAGTGTCTGTTTGACTCATTCACCGATATTGAGATTGCCGATTTTGATTCCTCCCAAATTGAAGCCTTTGTCTACAAATGGTTTGTCAGTCTTAGTAGGAATTGCACCGAACAAGCACTAGCGTTGGCTTGTCAATTCATGCAAAAGTTGCAGTTATCGGAAAATTGGCACATTCGAGAACTAGGTGTGTTACCGCTTTTGCTCAACCTGCTTTGTTGTGTGTTTCAAGACCGAGCGGACTTTCCTGCCAGACAGGTCGAACTTTACAAACATGGATTGGACCTTTTGCTCAATCGCTGGGATCGAGTGAGGAGCATTAAACGCGATAATATTTATCCTGATTTGTCTGTACCCCACAAGCTCAAACTGCTGAGTCAAATTGCCGCCATCACCTTTAAGCAAGAACGTTACTTTTTTACAAAAAGCAATGTCCGGCAATACATCGCGGACTATCTGCGTAACTTACCGACAGTCCAAGCTGATGAGCCCGAGGTACTGCAACTTAATAGTGAGGCAGTGCTGAAATCGTTCTTAGCACATGGACTACTGGTGGAACGGGCGCGGGGGATTTACTCGTTCTCACATCTCACGTTTCAAGAGTATTTAACGGCTAGAAACATTGTTACTAGACTTGAACCAGAGATATTAAAAGAAAAATTGATCGAGTTGGTCAGCCACGTGACCGAACCTCGTTGGCGCAAAATTTTTTTACTCACAGCTGATATGTTGGGTAATGCCCCTGACCTGCTCCAGTTACTCAAGCAACAGATTGATGCCCTTGTGGGCGCTGATGAGCAATTGCAGCAGTTCCTCATCTGGCTCAATCAGAAGTCCCTTTCCGTACAAGCTCCCTACAAAACAGCAGCTATTCGTGCCTTTTACCTGACACTGGTTCTTCCTCGCGATCTAAGCATAGCCCGTGACCTGACTCTCTCGGTTGCCATCGATCCGAGGCTTGCTGGTAATCTTGCCACTGATTTGAAGGTAGATCTGGCTCTTAACCGTGCGCTATCCCTCAGCCTTGCTCTGGCATCTGACGCGACTTTGGATCGAGTCCTTGCCCTAAATTTTGCTCTGACTTATGACATAGATATTTTCTGTGACTGTAAGTTCGAGCAATCGCTGCAACAACTTAAAAAACAACTACCAGCCCCAAATCAAAGCAGAGAAAGGTTAAAGAAATGGTGGAACGCTAACGGTCAGACTTGGATTGAGAAATTGAGGTCTCTAATGCTTCGGTGTCGCAATATACGTCATCAATGGCAGTTCAGCGACAAGCAAAAGGAATTACTTAAGCAGTACTACGCTGCTAACCAGTTGCTGGTGAATTGCCTCAAGGTCGCTTGTGACATCACTCCCACAGTGCGAGAGCAGATTTCGGAAACGTTGTTGTTGCCCATCACGAGGACATCAAGTGATGCAGTGGAAAATAATGTATATTTAGCAACAGGAAATGTGGTGAAGCTATGGTAG
- a CDS encoding glycosyltransferase family 2 protein, whose translation MQKTLASIIITNYNYGRFLPEAIDSALNQSYQPTEIIVVDDGSTDNSQQIIASYGDKIVPILKENGGQASAFNTGFATSGGEVICFLDSDDVLLPSGIEKAVQILQNDPHAVKVHWPLRVIDVDSNLLEKIDCEDILPEGNLYNEQLKYGIEGHIFPPTSGNVWLRRYLEKILPMPEENYRLNAESYLGFLAPFSGSIKRINDYQSLYRIHGRNGTNKRTYSWRLNHYYYEEKVLREYLQKQGIKVNGAFEYREDSCYNYLQSMVKLGKDLGALIAQGQNYILVDMDELGHHQLLENCQAIPFLEKEGVYWGPPSDDTIAIQEFERLHREGASFIVFAWPAFWWFDYYAKFASYLRSKFRCVLDCDRLVVFDLRLAA comes from the coding sequence ATGCAAAAAACTCTAGCCAGTATCATCATTACCAATTATAATTATGGACGTTTTCTGCCTGAGGCAATTGACAGTGCTCTAAATCAAAGCTATCAGCCTACAGAAATCATTGTGGTTGATGATGGTTCAACCGATAACTCACAACAAATTATTGCCAGTTATGGAGACAAAATTGTCCCCATATTAAAAGAGAACGGTGGACAAGCTTCTGCATTCAATACGGGTTTTGCTACTAGTGGTGGTGAGGTTATATGCTTCTTAGATTCAGATGATGTTTTGCTACCGAGTGGTATTGAAAAAGCAGTTCAAATATTGCAAAATGACCCACACGCAGTTAAGGTTCATTGGCCTTTGCGTGTCATTGATGTTGATAGCAACTTACTAGAAAAAATTGATTGTGAAGATATTTTGCCAGAAGGAAATTTGTATAACGAGCAGCTTAAATATGGTATCGAAGGTCATATTTTTCCACCTACCAGTGGGAACGTTTGGTTACGCAGGTATTTAGAGAAAATTTTACCTATGCCTGAAGAGAACTATCGATTAAATGCAGAATCATACCTGGGCTTTTTAGCTCCTTTTTCTGGCAGTATAAAACGCATTAATGACTATCAGTCACTATACCGCATTCACGGTCGTAATGGTACAAATAAGCGGACTTATAGCTGGCGACTTAACCACTATTATTATGAAGAGAAAGTTCTAAGGGAATATTTACAGAAACAAGGCATTAAAGTTAATGGTGCATTTGAATATAGGGAAGATTCTTGTTACAACTATCTTCAGAGTATGGTCAAGTTAGGAAAAGACTTAGGAGCTTTGATTGCACAAGGGCAGAATTATATTTTAGTTGACATGGACGAATTGGGTCATCATCAGCTACTTGAAAATTGCCAAGCGATTCCTTTTTTAGAAAAAGAGGGTGTGTATTGGGGACCTCCTAGTGACGATACTATAGCAATTCAGGAATTTGAGCGACTGCACCGTGAAGGCGCAAGTTTCATCGTGTTTGCATGGCCAGCTTTTTGGTGGTTTGACTACTATGCTAAATTTGCTAGCTATTTGCGTAGCAAGTTTCGCTGTGTTTTGGATTGCGATCGCTTGGTTGTGTTTGATTTGCGGTTAGCCGCTTGA
- a CDS encoding glycosyltransferase — translation MQNLTLSSSGCSPTTLAGWEAVTVKGKFFFIGEQKFFLKGVSYGPFSTGTHGKPFPEKTVVEKDFAMMAQLGVNCLRIYTVPPNWLLDLACAYGLRMLIGIPWSQHIAFLDSSTVQAEIRNCIATGVEACRNHPAAFAYLVGNEIPADIVRWHGQKPVRAFVEELMAVAKDSDPEALVSYANYPCTEYLNIDFTDFLCFNVYLHQEKDFRRYLSRLHNLAGDKPLVLSEFGVDSIREGTQAQAEILSQKLSSSFEMGAAGTIIFSWTDEWFTGGYAVQDWAFGLVDAERNKKPSFDMVQQYYTAPLPPVLPEYPKVSVVICAYNAERTMDSCLASLKNLNYPNYEVIVVNDGSTDRTLEITQRYDYVRLISQENKGLSAARNVGIAAATGEIVAFTDSDCMADPDWLTYVVAKFLSSGLAAVGGPNLSPPEDSLVPACVAVSPGVPTHVLLSDEVAEHIAGCNMAFRREVLQEICGFDPQFRVAGDDVDLCWRLQDKGYTIGFSPAAIVWHFRRNTVDAYLKQQRGYGKAEALVYFKHPYRFNLLGQPSWLGRIYGDLSSYLRFGQPVIYSGVFGRGLFQTLYEPPSSLMSFLPLTLEWNVAAAILFLSGLLSGHRPWVGAAMFIISCIWCVAGALQAGIDPRFQGARARLLVALLIYLGPLVRSVERYRWRIRRLTKVEKIQFDEL, via the coding sequence TTGCAAAATCTGACCTTGTCATCTTCTGGCTGTAGCCCTACAACGCTTGCAGGTTGGGAAGCAGTTACAGTCAAGGGCAAATTTTTCTTTATTGGAGAGCAAAAATTTTTTCTTAAAGGAGTTAGCTACGGTCCCTTTTCCACTGGCACACACGGTAAGCCTTTTCCAGAAAAAACAGTTGTGGAAAAAGACTTTGCCATGATGGCACAGTTGGGGGTTAACTGTCTGCGTATATATACTGTTCCACCTAATTGGCTTTTGGATCTAGCTTGTGCCTACGGTTTAAGGATGCTCATCGGTATCCCCTGGTCTCAGCATATCGCCTTTCTTGACTCATCTACAGTTCAGGCAGAAATCCGGAACTGCATTGCCACTGGAGTCGAAGCCTGCCGGAACCATCCTGCTGCCTTTGCCTATTTGGTGGGCAATGAGATTCCTGCGGATATTGTGCGTTGGCATGGTCAAAAACCGGTTCGTGCTTTTGTCGAAGAGTTAATGGCGGTAGCAAAAGACAGCGATCCAGAGGCTTTGGTCAGCTATGCCAATTACCCCTGTACCGAGTATTTAAATATTGACTTTACCGATTTTTTATGCTTTAACGTCTACCTGCATCAAGAAAAAGATTTTCGCCGCTACCTATCCCGACTCCATAATCTAGCGGGGGATAAACCTCTGGTGCTGAGTGAGTTTGGTGTTGACTCGATCCGTGAGGGAACCCAAGCGCAAGCCGAAATCCTCTCCCAGAAGTTGTCATCAAGCTTTGAGATGGGAGCAGCCGGGACGATAATTTTTTCCTGGACTGACGAGTGGTTTACCGGCGGGTATGCTGTACAAGACTGGGCTTTTGGCTTGGTTGATGCTGAACGTAACAAAAAGCCTTCGTTCGACATGGTGCAGCAGTATTACACAGCGCCTCTGCCACCAGTGTTACCTGAGTATCCTAAAGTCTCAGTGGTTATATGCGCTTACAATGCTGAGCGCACTATGGATAGTTGCCTAGCTTCTCTCAAGAATCTCAACTACCCCAACTATGAGGTCATTGTAGTCAATGATGGCTCGACTGACCGCACTCTAGAGATTACTCAACGCTATGACTATGTACGTCTGATTAGTCAGGAAAACAAGGGACTGAGTGCAGCACGCAATGTCGGCATTGCCGCCGCAACGGGCGAGATTGTTGCCTTTACCGATTCTGATTGTATGGCAGATCCAGACTGGCTCACCTATGTAGTAGCAAAGTTTCTCTCCTCTGGTTTGGCCGCAGTCGGTGGTCCAAACTTATCTCCTCCTGAGGACTCTCTTGTCCCTGCTTGCGTTGCTGTCTCTCCGGGCGTACCTACCCACGTACTTTTAAGCGATGAAGTTGCCGAACATATTGCAGGTTGCAACATGGCTTTTCGTCGGGAGGTTCTACAGGAAATTTGCGGCTTCGACCCGCAGTTTCGTGTTGCTGGTGACGATGTTGACCTCTGCTGGCGGCTGCAAGACAAAGGCTACACAATTGGCTTCAGCCCAGCTGCAATAGTGTGGCATTTTCGTCGTAACACGGTAGATGCGTATCTTAAGCAGCAACGAGGTTATGGCAAGGCGGAGGCCCTCGTTTATTTTAAGCATCCCTACCGCTTTAATCTTCTGGGACAACCTAGCTGGCTGGGGAGGATCTACGGAGACCTATCTTCTTATCTCCGTTTCGGTCAACCAGTGATCTATTCTGGGGTGTTTGGTCGCGGTTTGTTTCAAACCTTGTATGAGCCTCCTTCCTCCCTCATGTCTTTTCTACCCCTAACCTTAGAGTGGAATGTAGCCGCTGCCATCCTCTTTTTGTCTGGGCTTTTGTCTGGCCATCGCCCGTGGGTGGGTGCAGCAATGTTCATTATTTCTTGTATTTGGTGTGTAGCAGGTGCTCTACAGGCAGGCATCGATCCTCGTTTTCAAGGAGCGAGGGCACGCCTGCTTGTTGCTCTGTTGATCTACCTGGGTCCTCTTGTACGCAGTGTAGAGCGCTACCGATGGCGTATCAGAAGACTCACTAAGGTGGAGAAAATTCAGTTTGATGAGTTGTAA
- a CDS encoding ABC transporter ATP-binding protein: MKQWWLRLVRYALLRWRGLVFVLLLMLMNVGLNVLKPWPLKLIVDSVLGNQSLPHTIVWFKTFSGAESDIQLLGWLAGSTIVLFLTSEGVRLLQDYVGAGVGSQMSYDLGAALFDRLQHLSLRFHNQNRAGDLVRRVMTDSICIRNLAMGVFLPVVTSLVSLVAMFAVMWQINRLLSLISLLVAPPIVLLIWVFNQPMIERTYQHQQFEGEIMALSEQTLTALPIIQAFGREAHEDERFCYLSRQALQAYLHAILAQMQFKVGVSGVTAVGTAIIMLVGGFQVLDGSLSIGSLLIFLSYLTSLYMPMETLAYMSSGFAAAAASAMRVLQVLDTKDEVQEVTGASPLRSQPGRARGYVCLEGVTFGYEQGRPVLQDVSFEAQPGETIALIGETGVGKSTLVSLIPRFFDPWSGRVLFDGVDIRSVQLKSLRSQISLVLQEPFLLPLTIAENIAYGRSSASREAIVAAAQAANADNFIQRLPQGYDTVIGERGATLSGGEKQRLAIARALLKDAPVLILDEPTSALDAQTEFLLLEALERLMAGRTTFIIAHRLSTVQRADRIVVLEQGRVVESGTHQALLNARGLYYRLHQIQSSRVTIHSESA, from the coding sequence ATGAAACAGTGGTGGCTGCGACTGGTACGCTACGCCCTGCTTCGTTGGCGCGGACTTGTGTTTGTGCTGCTGCTCATGCTCATGAATGTAGGGCTGAATGTGCTCAAGCCCTGGCCTTTGAAGCTGATCGTTGATTCCGTCCTGGGTAACCAATCCCTCCCACATACCATTGTTTGGTTCAAAACCTTCAGTGGTGCTGAATCAGACATTCAGTTGCTCGGTTGGTTAGCCGGTTCTACAATTGTGCTATTTTTGACTAGTGAGGGAGTTCGTCTGCTCCAGGACTATGTGGGAGCAGGCGTAGGAAGTCAAATGAGTTATGACTTGGGAGCGGCACTGTTCGATCGCCTGCAGCATCTTTCCCTGAGGTTTCATAACCAAAACCGGGCTGGAGACCTCGTCCGGCGAGTTATGACTGACAGCATCTGCATTCGGAATCTGGCGATGGGAGTTTTTCTGCCTGTAGTCACTTCCCTAGTGAGCCTGGTAGCCATGTTCGCCGTGATGTGGCAAATCAATCGCCTACTTTCACTGATCTCGTTGCTTGTTGCTCCCCCGATTGTGTTACTCATTTGGGTTTTTAACCAGCCCATGATTGAGCGTACCTATCAGCATCAACAATTTGAAGGCGAGATTATGGCGCTTAGCGAGCAGACCTTAACAGCACTACCGATTATTCAAGCATTTGGTCGCGAAGCACATGAAGATGAGCGCTTTTGCTACCTATCTCGCCAAGCACTTCAAGCTTATTTACATGCTATTCTTGCCCAGATGCAATTCAAAGTAGGGGTGAGTGGGGTAACTGCAGTGGGAACAGCAATCATCATGCTAGTAGGAGGCTTCCAGGTTCTGGATGGATCGCTCTCAATTGGTTCTTTACTGATCTTCCTTTCTTATCTCACTTCCCTGTATATGCCCATGGAGACTCTGGCTTATATGTCATCCGGTTTTGCTGCAGCTGCAGCTAGTGCTATGAGAGTGCTACAGGTGTTGGACACCAAGGATGAGGTGCAGGAGGTTACTGGTGCCAGCCCTCTGCGCTCACAACCAGGTAGAGCGAGGGGATACGTATGCCTAGAGGGAGTCACCTTCGGCTACGAGCAAGGGAGACCCGTACTCCAGGACGTTTCCTTTGAGGCACAGCCTGGAGAAACCATAGCGTTGATAGGAGAGACAGGAGTTGGTAAGAGTACCTTGGTTTCCCTCATTCCTCGTTTTTTCGATCCCTGGTCCGGACGAGTCCTCTTTGATGGGGTAGATATCCGCAGCGTACAACTGAAAAGTCTGCGCTCTCAGATTTCGCTAGTTCTACAGGAGCCATTTTTGCTGCCGCTAACCATCGCTGAGAACATTGCTTATGGCAGATCCAGTGCTAGCCGCGAAGCAATTGTCGCCGCCGCCCAAGCTGCGAATGCGGACAACTTTATTCAACGATTACCCCAAGGTTATGACACGGTCATTGGCGAGCGCGGTGCTACCCTTTCAGGGGGAGAGAAGCAACGGTTAGCGATCGCTCGTGCTCTGCTCAAGGATGCTCCAGTACTGATTCTGGATGAACCCACCTCTGCCCTAGATGCTCAAACCGAGTTTCTGCTGCTAGAGGCATTAGAACGACTGATGGCAGGACGAACTACATTTATTATTGCCCATCGCCTCTCGACAGTGCAAAGAGCAGACCGGATCGTGGTGTTGGAACAAGGACGAGTTGTGGAAAGCGGAACTCATCAAGCATTGCTCAACGCTCGTGGGCTGTACTATCGCCTGCACCAAATCCAGTCCAGCAGAGTGACAATTCATTCTGAATCAGCATAA
- a CDS encoding ABC transporter ATP-binding protein: MIHRYGRLLRYPLRQWRTLIVILGLVAGTSATATLQPWPIKILVDYALGQAAIPLPVNSLFGNFNLSLTPPLLVVVAALCSLGLYALNATLDTGLSWAWSAAGQGMVYELAQSLFYRLQRLSLLFHSQRTVGDSLSRLTGDSYCIYTLIGAVLISPIQHLLTLGTISIVAWNLNPLLTLLSLLVAPIMAASALMFGSRIKRRTKLNREVQSRLTSFVHQTLTAIPMIQAYVRESYNTKLFQHLAADGVAIAQRETLLKSAYGLANGAVATICNAVILYVGGQQVLLGVMSVGSLLVFLAYLQPIQGAFRGLFGIYGSLKSVEANIDRVLEVLDAKDGVHDAPGAKPLPVRPTGARGHICLEGVTFGYNPGYPVLQDITLEAQPGETIALVGATGAGKSTLVSLIPRFFDPWQGRVIFDGADVRSIELKSLRSQIALVLQEPFLLPLSVAQNIAYGRPGASQEEIVAAAKAAKADDFIRQLPQGYDTILSERGAILSGGQKQRLAIARALLLDAPVLILDEPTSALDAQTEALLLEALERLMQGRTVFIIAHRLSTILRADRIVVLEQGKVVETGTHQELLATSGIYKHLHSLQFTDPQQEVVL, from the coding sequence ATGATACACCGATACGGGCGCTTGCTCCGGTATCCACTGCGCCAATGGCGCACCTTAATAGTAATCCTTGGTCTGGTGGCTGGCACTTCAGCCACTGCAACCCTTCAACCCTGGCCAATAAAAATTCTGGTGGATTATGCCCTCGGTCAAGCAGCTATCCCCCTGCCAGTTAACTCACTCTTTGGAAACTTCAACTTGTCCCTTACGCCGCCACTGCTAGTCGTTGTCGCTGCTCTTTGTAGCCTTGGGCTATATGCCCTGAACGCTACACTTGACACGGGTCTTAGCTGGGCTTGGAGCGCTGCTGGGCAAGGTATGGTCTACGAACTAGCCCAGAGCTTGTTCTATCGTCTTCAACGCCTTTCACTCCTGTTCCATAGCCAGCGCACCGTTGGCGATTCCCTAAGCCGTTTGACAGGTGATTCTTATTGCATTTACACCTTAATCGGTGCCGTGCTGATTTCACCCATACAGCACCTGCTGACGCTAGGAACTATTAGCATCGTCGCCTGGAATCTAAATCCTTTACTGACGCTGCTTTCGCTCTTGGTTGCGCCAATCATGGCTGCTTCCGCCCTCATGTTTGGTTCCCGCATCAAGCGCCGGACAAAGCTCAACCGCGAAGTGCAATCTCGCCTCACTAGTTTTGTCCACCAAACACTGACAGCAATCCCAATGATTCAGGCATATGTACGGGAGAGTTACAATACTAAACTGTTTCAGCACCTAGCGGCAGATGGAGTTGCGATCGCCCAACGCGAAACCCTGCTCAAGAGTGCTTACGGTCTTGCAAATGGTGCTGTGGCAACAATTTGTAATGCAGTTATCCTTTATGTGGGCGGGCAGCAGGTGTTATTAGGGGTCATGAGTGTTGGCAGCTTGCTCGTCTTCCTGGCATATCTACAGCCGATACAAGGAGCATTTAGGGGTCTGTTTGGGATCTACGGGAGCCTTAAGTCTGTGGAAGCCAATATAGATAGAGTGCTAGAGGTTTTGGATGCTAAAGATGGGGTACATGATGCTCCTGGAGCTAAACCATTGCCTGTTCGTCCTACAGGAGCGCGGGGACATATATGCCTGGAGGGAGTTACCTTTGGTTACAATCCTGGCTATCCCGTCCTCCAAGATATTACACTGGAAGCTCAACCGGGAGAAACCATTGCTCTGGTCGGTGCGACGGGTGCTGGTAAGAGTACTTTGGTCTCCCTAATTCCCCGCTTTTTTGACCCTTGGCAGGGAAGAGTCATCTTCGATGGGGCAGATGTTCGAAGCATAGAACTAAAAAGCCTGCGATCGCAAATAGCCCTAGTGCTACAGGAGCCGTTTCTCCTGCCGCTCTCGGTAGCACAAAATATTGCCTACGGGCGTCCTGGAGCAAGCCAGGAGGAGATTGTAGCCGCAGCCAAAGCGGCTAAAGCAGACGACTTCATCCGTCAGCTACCTCAGGGATATGACACTATTCTGAGTGAAAGAGGAGCAATCTTGTCCGGAGGGCAGAAACAGAGGCTGGCGATCGCACGGGCATTGCTACTGGATGCGCCGGTACTGATTCTTGATGAACCGACTTCCGCTCTGGATGCCCAAACTGAAGCACTGTTGCTAGAAGCTTTAGAGCGCTTGATGCAAGGGCGGACAGTTTTCATTATTGCCCATCGGCTCTCGACTATTCTCCGGGCAGATCGGATCGTAGTGCTCGAGCAGGGGAAGGTTGTAGAAACGGGAACGCACCAAGAGTTGCTTGCCACCTCTGGTATCTACAAGCATTTGCACTCCTTACAGTTTACCGATCCGCAGCAGGAGGTCGTCTTATGA
- a CDS encoding acyltransferase, with protein MDGVHFDIGEKGQVEIGDYCYFTNAVLLCELELRIGSYVVIGWNATLTDTDFHPIAPAERIADAIACSPLGKTLPRPEIVKRPVVIEDGVWIGPNATILKGVHIGAGALVEAGAMVSRDVPPRSRVMGNPAQIIGEV; from the coding sequence ATGGACGGCGTCCACTTCGATATTGGTGAGAAGGGACAGGTCGAGATTGGCGACTACTGCTACTTCACAAATGCTGTTCTCCTGTGCGAGTTAGAACTTCGCATTGGCAGCTACGTTGTGATTGGATGGAACGCAACACTGACTGATACAGACTTTCATCCCATCGCACCTGCTGAGCGCATTGCTGACGCAATAGCGTGCTCACCTCTGGGAAAAACCTTACCGCGACCGGAAATCGTCAAGCGACCCGTGGTTATTGAGGATGGCGTCTGGATCGGACCGAACGCCACAATCTTAAAGGGAGTCCATATTGGAGCGGGTGCTCTCGTGGAGGCGGGTGCAATGGTGAGCCGAGATGTACCGCCACGCAGCCGAGTTATGGGTAACCCGGCGCAGATTATTGGGGAGGTCTAA